A single genomic interval of Celeribacter indicus harbors:
- a CDS encoding LysR substrate-binding domain-containing protein produces the protein MRNGSFTAAAEELALTQSAVSRQVAGLEELLGVPLLEKNRRRQIVATASGAYYAEQIRQILTHLTAATTEAITLGDRGGVLRLGIPPTFGSLWLIPRMQSFFKTYPNVTVEFSTRLPSRPHASPGELHAVIDFAPAPGSDAVWEELIHLELRAVASEQVAEAIQKGDKGALSGIHLLLHTSERANRSNFFDDLKLEVLRSSPLLTFENYTMLLEAAARGLGVALAPKELLGNDILSKRLVHVTDLSIKSRSISYLVYPEEMQSYPPLVAFRTWLHEIMAADIQAVAEAG, from the coding sequence ATGCGCAACGGAAGCTTCACCGCCGCCGCAGAGGAGCTTGCGCTGACGCAAAGCGCGGTGAGCCGACAGGTCGCCGGGCTCGAGGAATTGCTCGGCGTTCCGCTGCTCGAAAAGAACCGGCGGCGGCAGATCGTGGCCACCGCCTCCGGCGCCTATTACGCCGAGCAGATCCGCCAGATCCTGACCCATCTCACCGCCGCCACGACCGAGGCCATCACGCTTGGTGACAGGGGCGGGGTTCTGCGGCTGGGAATTCCGCCAACCTTCGGAAGTCTTTGGCTCATTCCCCGGATGCAGTCGTTTTTCAAGACTTATCCGAATGTTACCGTGGAATTCTCCACCCGCCTGCCCTCGCGACCTCATGCGAGCCCCGGAGAGTTGCATGCGGTGATTGATTTCGCACCGGCACCGGGCTCTGACGCAGTGTGGGAAGAGCTGATCCATCTGGAGCTTCGCGCCGTGGCCTCCGAACAGGTAGCCGAGGCCATCCAAAAGGGGGACAAGGGGGCCCTCTCCGGAATTCATCTGCTTCTGCACACGAGTGAGCGGGCCAACCGGTCGAACTTCTTCGATGACCTGAAGCTCGAGGTCCTGCGGTCGAGCCCGCTTCTGACCTTTGAAAACTACACCATGCTCCTCGAAGCGGCTGCGCGTGGCCTTGGCGTTGCGCTGGCGCCCAAGGAGTTGCTGGGCAATGACATCCTGTCGAAACGGCTGGTCCATGTGACCGACCTGTCGATCAAGTCCCGCAGCATCAGCTATCTCGTCTATCCGGAGGAGATGCAGTCCTACCCGCCGCTCGTCGCCTTCCGCACCTGGCTTCACGAGATCATGGCCGCCGACATACAGGCCGTCGCGGAAGCCGGATGA
- a CDS encoding nuclear transport factor 2 family protein translates to METIERLAIEADCTRLMTTFSLCSDTFEYDRAMALFVPDCTFTRGTETFEGHEGLRSVLDRRDRNRITRHLVSNILIDVVDETTATGQAYALVFGHRGKLAEGEEAPLGTPDSLVLFHGGFVRTDAGWRIKSWKIGLSFRRPAE, encoded by the coding sequence ATGGAGACCATCGAACGCCTTGCCATCGAGGCGGACTGCACACGGCTGATGACCACATTTTCGCTTTGCAGCGATACGTTCGAATACGATCGCGCGATGGCGCTGTTCGTGCCGGATTGTACCTTCACACGCGGGACTGAGACCTTCGAGGGGCATGAGGGCCTGCGTTCCGTGCTCGACCGGCGCGACCGGAACCGCATCACCCGCCATCTCGTCAGCAATATCCTGATCGACGTGGTGGACGAGACCACTGCCACGGGCCAGGCCTATGCGCTCGTCTTCGGCCATCGCGGAAAGCTTGCGGAAGGTGAGGAAGCGCCGCTCGGCACGCCGGATTCCCTCGTGCTGTTTCACGGCGGCTTTGTCCGCACGGATGCGGGCTGGCGCATCAAAAGCTGGAAAATCGGCCTGAGCTTCCGGAGGCCCGCAGAATGA
- a CDS encoding VOC family protein encodes MIEIADPIFKPDNQNAVVKPLLMTHGTMESRNLTETRKFLEEFLGMECVRHNPDGMHVRCGMKFSIVCLQTDTPMNKLTMLNHWGLDVATKEEVDDAYKAAIEMKDKYKIRSITEPVMRHGIYSFYLEDLDGNFWEIEYYDGGSVHEDAFDFGDRYEE; translated from the coding sequence ATGATCGAGATCGCCGATCCGATTTTCAAACCCGACAACCAAAACGCCGTGGTCAAGCCGCTGCTGATGACGCACGGCACGATGGAAAGCCGCAATCTCACGGAAACGCGCAAATTTCTCGAGGAATTCCTTGGCATGGAATGTGTGCGCCACAATCCCGACGGGATGCATGTGCGCTGCGGCATGAAGTTCAGCATCGTCTGCCTTCAGACCGACACGCCGATGAACAAGCTGACTATGCTCAACCACTGGGGTCTCGACGTCGCCACCAAGGAGGAGGTTGACGACGCCTATAAGGCGGCCATCGAAATGAAGGACAAATACAAGATCCGCAGCATCACGGAACCGGTCATGCGGCACGGGATTTATTCCTTCTACCTCGAGGACCTGGACGGAAACTTCTGGGAGATCGAATATTACGACGGTGGCTCGGTGCACGAGGATGCCTTCGACTTCGGCGACCGCTACGAAGAATAA
- a CDS encoding dienelactone hydrolase family protein: MIEITVPYEIGGRSFAGRIVCDEDAAEAGRPVLFMQPDWYGVWPETIAQARELAAGRYVVLLADMFGTDYQPETKGFNELLAGMLAVHKDLGFTLDCGNTAYERMLTEARKRGLVQDDARKFAVGYCAGGGFLMEQARAGAEFDALTVLHITNPSPVVPDTPCKVSGRVLAIHGAKDPVTTKPMLTKMEDELTGAGVEWQTVLFSNAVHSFCVPSANFEGAQYDEALCRRSYRMMHDFFAETA, translated from the coding sequence ATGATCGAAATAACCGTGCCGTATGAGATCGGCGGTCGCAGCTTTGCGGGCCGGATCGTCTGCGACGAGGACGCAGCGGAGGCCGGACGTCCGGTCCTGTTCATGCAGCCGGACTGGTACGGCGTCTGGCCCGAGACGATCGCCCAGGCGCGGGAGCTTGCCGCCGGACGCTATGTCGTGCTGCTGGCGGACATGTTCGGCACCGATTATCAGCCGGAGACCAAGGGATTCAACGAGCTTCTGGCAGGCATGCTGGCGGTGCACAAGGATCTCGGCTTCACGCTGGACTGCGGCAATACCGCCTATGAGCGGATGCTGACCGAGGCGCGCAAGCGCGGACTGGTGCAGGACGATGCAAGGAAATTCGCGGTGGGCTACTGCGCCGGGGGCGGGTTCCTGATGGAACAGGCACGCGCCGGAGCGGAGTTCGACGCGCTCACGGTGCTGCACATCACCAATCCGTCGCCTGTCGTCCCGGACACGCCCTGCAAGGTGAGCGGTCGGGTTCTGGCCATCCACGGCGCCAAGGATCCGGTGACCACCAAACCCATGCTGACGAAGATGGAAGACGAGCTGACCGGCGCGGGGGTGGAATGGCAGACGGTGCTTTTCAGCAATGCCGTGCATTCCTTCTGTGTCCCTTCGGCGAATTTCGAGGGAGCGCAATATGACGAGGCGCTCTGCCGCCGGTCCTATCGCATGATGCACGATTTCTTCGCGGAGACCGCCTGA
- a CDS encoding FAD binding domain-containing protein: protein MNAFELEMPDSLKAAVALLDPEDPTIRVMSGGTALMLMMKTDVFHPTRLISLRRIEETWSQMGPMPDGSFRIGAMCTLSQMEHNDALAAFAPVIRQTMYLLSNVRVRNVATVGGALAHGDPHMDLPPVLVALDAEVVTESPEGSRRIPVAELHLGYYETVLRGDELIREVIIPPQQDRRASYLKCTTRAVKDWPALGVALSADLDGDSMRDARLVIGSVGERPLRVSEVEAVVNGQQMTERVIRDAGEAAAASVETIPDELGSAAYKTQLVRVHVERALRAVVNQNA from the coding sequence ATGAACGCCTTCGAGCTTGAGATGCCGGACTCGCTGAAAGCGGCGGTTGCGCTTCTCGATCCCGAGGATCCGACGATTCGGGTGATGTCCGGTGGAACGGCGCTGATGCTGATGATGAAGACGGACGTCTTCCATCCGACCCGTCTCATCAGTTTGCGGCGGATCGAGGAGACCTGGTCCCAAATGGGTCCGATGCCGGACGGCAGCTTTCGCATCGGCGCGATGTGCACGCTTTCGCAGATGGAACACAATGACGCGCTTGCGGCCTTCGCGCCGGTGATCCGCCAGACCATGTACCTGCTCTCGAACGTGCGGGTGCGCAATGTCGCGACCGTCGGCGGCGCGCTTGCCCATGGCGATCCGCATATGGATCTGCCGCCGGTGCTCGTGGCGCTCGATGCGGAGGTCGTGACGGAAAGCCCCGAGGGCTCGCGGCGGATCCCGGTCGCGGAGCTCCATCTTGGCTATTACGAAACCGTGCTGCGCGGCGACGAGCTGATCCGCGAAGTGATCATTCCGCCGCAACAGGACCGGCGCGCGAGCTACCTGAAATGCACCACCCGCGCGGTAAAGGACTGGCCCGCGCTCGGCGTGGCGCTTTCGGCCGATCTGGACGGCGACAGCATGCGCGACGCGCGGCTCGTCATCGGATCGGTGGGCGAACGTCCCCTCCGCGTGTCCGAAGTCGAGGCTGTCGTCAACGGACAGCAGATGACGGAAAGGGTGATCCGCGACGCGGGCGAGGCGGCCGCCGCCTCGGTCGAGACTATCCCGGACGAACTCGGCTCTGCCGCCTATAAGACACAGCTCGTCCGCGTCCATGTCGAGCGCGCGCTGCGCGCGGTCGTGAACCAGAACGCCTGA
- a CDS encoding xanthine dehydrogenase family protein molybdopterin-binding subunit: protein MNDQTTQSRAVGASHPRREAREKVTGRIEYIHNLRLPNMLHGKICRSTVAHARIVSVDTSEAEAHPGVELVLTGEDIRKVMPEPYFGVMFHDQPVLALDKVRYVGEPVALVLAADPNVAAEAVALIDVRYDELEPVFDEVDALSSTSYVHEELKPGVPEIQFLKGVRDTNVGFPYQLRHGGDVDAAFEAAEHVFEHEFRTHPSAHVPLEPPVTVAEPTGPGLTLHTANQSPSFVAYEIARLLNWPQSKVRVRVPYLGGGFGAKLWIRLEALVAAAALLAKRPVKVSLSMEEQFYTITKHGATLRIKSGVDKDGRITARKCEVYWNGGAYADIGPAVAFHAGMTAAGPYDIPDVAINSLSVYTNRPVAGAMRGFGHPQLIWAYENHTDMMAHELCIDPLDFRRRNILREGSVHATGTALNTSAVEKALDRVTERLNWGKPFDKGNGTIRRGRGFAIGIKASIAPSTSEAMVRVSSDGSATLYCSSVDMGQGADTAHAQIVAEVLDIPVQRVNIVHPDTDVTPYDTGTLGSRTLYHMGHAIRLAALDARAKLEEMAAESGSNVPIWELFARKNGLPVGNVIGTGSFTPPGHVPPDPMTGQSSDITPYWMVGATGAEVEVDTETGRVTILRLVNVADAGTPINPQIVDHQISGASIMQLGQTMQEKVHFDYGQVTNASFADYKIPSMLDIPAIENALLEGEEAGGPFGAKGAGETGTFCVSSAVANAVFDAVGVRVHEMPITGETVYRALRKAANDPLEEDQDVAL from the coding sequence ATGAATGACCAGACTACCCAGAGTCGCGCTGTCGGAGCCTCGCATCCGCGGCGCGAGGCCAGGGAAAAGGTGACCGGACGTATCGAATACATCCACAACCTCCGCCTGCCGAACATGCTGCATGGCAAGATCTGTCGCAGCACCGTGGCCCATGCCCGGATCGTCAGCGTCGACACGAGCGAGGCCGAGGCCCATCCCGGTGTCGAACTCGTCCTGACCGGCGAAGACATTCGCAAGGTCATGCCGGAGCCCTATTTCGGCGTGATGTTCCATGACCAGCCGGTGCTGGCGCTCGACAAGGTGCGCTATGTCGGCGAGCCCGTCGCGCTGGTCCTGGCCGCCGATCCCAATGTCGCCGCCGAGGCGGTGGCCCTGATCGACGTGCGGTACGATGAGCTGGAGCCGGTGTTCGACGAGGTGGATGCGCTGAGTTCCACGAGCTATGTGCATGAGGAGTTGAAGCCCGGCGTCCCCGAAATCCAGTTCCTGAAGGGCGTGCGCGACACCAACGTCGGCTTTCCCTATCAGCTGCGCCATGGCGGCGACGTGGATGCGGCCTTCGAGGCGGCCGAGCATGTGTTCGAACACGAATTCCGCACGCATCCCTCGGCCCATGTGCCGCTGGAGCCGCCGGTCACGGTGGCGGAGCCGACCGGTCCGGGCCTGACGCTGCACACCGCGAACCAGAGTCCCTCGTTCGTTGCCTACGAGATCGCACGCCTGCTGAACTGGCCGCAAAGCAAGGTGCGTGTGCGCGTGCCCTATCTCGGTGGCGGGTTCGGCGCAAAGCTCTGGATCCGGCTCGAAGCGCTGGTGGCGGCAGCGGCCCTGCTGGCGAAGCGGCCAGTCAAGGTCTCGCTCAGCATGGAAGAGCAGTTCTACACCATCACAAAACATGGCGCGACGCTGCGCATCAAGAGCGGCGTGGACAAGGACGGGCGTATCACCGCGCGCAAATGCGAGGTCTACTGGAACGGCGGTGCCTATGCCGATATCGGCCCGGCGGTGGCCTTCCACGCCGGCATGACCGCGGCGGGGCCATATGACATTCCCGATGTGGCGATCAACTCCCTGTCAGTCTACACCAACCGGCCCGTCGCAGGCGCCATGCGGGGCTTTGGCCATCCGCAGCTGATCTGGGCCTATGAGAACCACACCGACATGATGGCGCATGAGCTGTGCATTGACCCGCTCGACTTCCGCCGGCGCAATATCCTGCGCGAAGGCAGCGTCCATGCCACCGGCACGGCGCTCAACACGTCCGCGGTGGAAAAGGCGCTCGATCGGGTGACCGAGCGGCTGAACTGGGGCAAGCCCTTCGACAAGGGCAACGGCACGATCAGACGCGGTCGCGGCTTCGCAATCGGGATCAAGGCTTCGATCGCCCCCTCGACCTCCGAAGCCATGGTCCGGGTAAGCTCGGACGGCAGCGCCACGCTCTATTGCAGCAGCGTCGACATGGGCCAGGGCGCGGACACCGCACATGCCCAGATCGTCGCCGAGGTGCTGGACATACCCGTGCAGCGAGTGAACATCGTGCATCCCGACACTGACGTGACGCCCTACGATACCGGCACACTGGGATCCCGGACGCTCTACCACATGGGGCATGCGATACGCCTTGCCGCACTGGACGCAAGGGCGAAACTGGAGGAGATGGCGGCAGAAAGCGGCTCGAACGTGCCGATCTGGGAATTGTTCGCGCGCAAGAACGGGCTGCCGGTCGGAAATGTGATCGGGACCGGAAGCTTTACGCCGCCGGGCCATGTCCCGCCCGACCCGATGACCGGCCAGTCGAGCGACATCACGCCCTACTGGATGGTCGGGGCCACTGGCGCGGAGGTCGAGGTCGACACAGAAACCGGACGCGTGACCATTCTCCGGCTGGTGAACGTCGCGGATGCCGGCACGCCGATCAACCCACAGATCGTGGATCACCAGATCTCCGGCGCGTCAATCATGCAACTCGGGCAGACGATGCAGGAAAAAGTGCATTTCGACTACGGCCAGGTCACCAACGCCTCCTTCGCAGATTACAAGATCCCGAGCATGCTCGACATTCCGGCGATCGAGAACGCCCTGCTCGAGGGCGAGGAGGCCGGTGGTCCCTTCGGAGCCAAGGGTGCAGGGGAGACGGGGACGTTCTGCGTATCCTCGGCCGTGGCGAATGCAGTGTTCGACGCGGTGGGCGTGCGCGTTCACGAGATGCCGATCACCGGCGAAACCGTCTATCGCGCCCTGCGCAAGGCTGCCAACGACCCGCTCGAGGAGGATCAGGATGTCGCACTCTGA
- a CDS encoding FAD-dependent oxidoreductase, which produces MSSGKAGSRESFDLVVIGSGAGGLSAAVTAAVKGLRVLVLEKEPVMGGTSAWSGGWIFAPRNPVAVRAGIIEEIDAPRTYLKAVTGPYFKAEKVNAFLEAAPEMVAFYETETAVQFEGGLAIPDTYGHQPGAGTGGRSVIAARFDARELGETVAILRKPMPETTFKGMTIQAGPDLRAFMTMTRSPRSLAHVTRRVLRHFRDLALHGRGMELRNGAALIGRLLKSAKDAGVELRVSQSVTGLMSEGGRVTGLRLSDRQEIHAKRGVVLACGGFGHDPVRRAQLFLRDAENLTLAVPSATGDGLRLGEAAGGVMDTELASATAYCPVSRVPWRDGTTGTFPHIIDRGKPGLIGVLADGRRFCNEGLGYHDYVTALLDAVPEDTPARSWLVCDHRFLRRYGLGIVRPTPVPFGGWIRSGYLKTGKTATELALACGIEPEGLEATLAEWNRHAHLGKDPAFGRGSTPYMRLQGDPEQTPNPNVAPIETAPFYAVEVVPGSFGTFAGLRTDGFARVLDAAGAVVPGLYAAGTDNANVFGGFYPAGGINLGPAMTFGFIAGRHAATGEH; this is translated from the coding sequence ATGTCATCTGGAAAGGCCGGATCCCGCGAAAGTTTCGACCTCGTCGTCATCGGATCGGGTGCGGGCGGTCTGAGTGCGGCGGTCACGGCGGCGGTGAAGGGACTGCGCGTCCTGGTGCTCGAAAAGGAGCCGGTCATGGGCGGCACCAGCGCCTGGTCCGGCGGCTGGATCTTTGCCCCACGCAACCCCGTCGCGGTCCGCGCAGGCATTATCGAGGAGATCGACGCGCCGCGCACCTATCTGAAGGCGGTCACGGGCCCCTATTTCAAGGCAGAAAAGGTCAACGCCTTTCTCGAAGCCGCACCGGAGATGGTGGCCTTTTACGAAACCGAAACCGCGGTACAGTTCGAGGGTGGCCTGGCCATCCCCGATACATACGGGCATCAGCCGGGGGCAGGCACCGGCGGTCGCTCTGTGATCGCCGCGCGCTTCGATGCGCGTGAACTCGGGGAAACGGTTGCGATCCTGCGCAAGCCGATGCCGGAGACGACGTTCAAGGGAATGACGATTCAGGCCGGCCCCGATCTCAGGGCTTTCATGACCATGACCCGGTCACCCCGATCCCTCGCTCATGTGACGCGCCGTGTTCTGCGCCATTTTCGCGATCTCGCGCTGCATGGGCGCGGGATGGAATTGCGCAACGGGGCGGCGCTGATCGGACGGCTGCTGAAATCGGCGAAAGATGCGGGTGTCGAGCTGCGCGTGTCGCAATCGGTCACCGGGCTGATGTCCGAGGGCGGGCGCGTCACCGGGCTGCGCCTGTCGGACAGGCAGGAGATCCACGCGAAACGTGGGGTGGTCCTCGCCTGCGGCGGCTTCGGCCACGATCCGGTCCGGCGGGCGCAGCTTTTCCTGCGCGATGCGGAAAACCTGACGCTGGCCGTTCCCTCCGCGACGGGTGACGGGCTGCGACTGGGCGAGGCGGCGGGCGGCGTGATGGACACGGAGCTTGCGAGCGCGACCGCCTATTGCCCGGTGTCGCGCGTGCCCTGGCGCGACGGCACGACGGGCACCTTTCCGCATATCATCGACCGCGGGAAACCGGGACTCATCGGTGTTCTGGCGGACGGGCGGCGGTTCTGCAACGAGGGGCTTGGCTACCACGATTACGTGACCGCATTGCTCGACGCGGTGCCGGAGGACACGCCCGCACGCTCCTGGCTCGTCTGCGATCATCGCTTCCTGCGGCGTTACGGCCTGGGCATCGTGCGTCCGACGCCCGTGCCCTTTGGCGGATGGATCAGATCGGGATACCTGAAGACCGGGAAAACCGCGACGGAGCTCGCCCTGGCCTGCGGGATCGAACCCGAGGGACTCGAAGCGACGCTCGCAGAATGGAACCGCCACGCACACCTTGGCAAAGATCCGGCCTTCGGACGGGGCAGCACGCCCTACATGCGGTTGCAGGGCGATCCCGAACAGACACCCAATCCCAACGTCGCCCCGATCGAAACGGCTCCGTTTTACGCCGTCGAGGTCGTTCCGGGCAGTTTCGGCACCTTTGCGGGGCTCAGGACCGATGGCTTTGCGCGGGTGCTGGACGCCGCAGGCGCGGTGGTGCCCGGGCTTTACGCGGCGGGCACGGATAACGCCAATGTCTTCGGCGGGTTCTATCCGGCGGGGGGCATCAACCTCGGCCCCGCGATGACTTTCGGCTTCATCGCCGGGCGTCACGCCGCCACAGGGGAGCATTGA
- a CDS encoding CDP-6-deoxy-delta-3,4-glucoseen reductase, giving the protein MSFRVELEPSGATFEVEEGQSILNAALESGHQLAYSCRRGTCATCKCKITSGKVDYGEYIAAMLPESQKAEGYALLCQAKPLSDLTIEATELTLQAQAPKVIPCRVHGIERLTDDIAIVNLRLPQNEEFRHVAGQYVDVLLKDGRRRSYSIANKPSVHGVIDLELHLRHSPGGAFTDHVFSNMKAREILRFEGPLGTMFLREDNDKPIVFLASGTGFAPLKSIIEYALSEGIERPMTLYWGGRHPQDIYMRELAESWAKDHPQFEFVPVVSDPEPEHDWTGRTGFVHQAVLEDIPDMSGYQVYACGNPHMVDAARADFTGLRGMDEAEFFADPFTTEADLAKAVAS; this is encoded by the coding sequence ATGAGTTTCCGTGTCGAGCTTGAACCGAGCGGCGCCACATTCGAGGTGGAGGAAGGCCAGAGCATTCTGAACGCCGCGCTCGAATCCGGTCATCAACTGGCTTATTCGTGCCGCCGTGGCACCTGTGCGACCTGTAAATGCAAGATCACCAGCGGCAAGGTGGATTACGGCGAATATATCGCGGCCATGCTGCCGGAATCGCAAAAGGCGGAGGGCTATGCGCTTCTCTGCCAGGCCAAGCCGCTGAGCGATCTCACCATCGAGGCGACGGAACTGACCTTGCAGGCGCAGGCGCCGAAGGTGATCCCCTGCCGGGTCCACGGGATCGAGCGGCTCACCGATGACATCGCCATCGTCAACCTGCGACTGCCGCAGAACGAGGAATTCCGCCACGTCGCCGGGCAATATGTCGACGTGCTGCTGAAGGACGGCCGGCGCCGGTCCTATTCGATCGCCAACAAACCCAGCGTGCACGGGGTGATCGACCTCGAGTTGCACCTGCGCCACTCGCCGGGCGGAGCCTTTACCGACCATGTGTTTTCAAACATGAAAGCCCGTGAGATCCTGCGCTTCGAAGGCCCGCTGGGCACGATGTTCCTGCGCGAAGACAACGACAAGCCAATTGTCTTCCTTGCCAGCGGCACCGGTTTCGCTCCGCTCAAGTCGATCATCGAATACGCGCTGTCCGAAGGCATCGAACGTCCGATGACGCTCTACTGGGGCGGACGTCACCCGCAGGACATCTACATGCGGGAGCTCGCCGAAAGCTGGGCGAAAGACCATCCGCAGTTCGAATTCGTGCCCGTGGTGTCCGATCCGGAGCCGGAGCACGACTGGACCGGGCGCACGGGGTTCGTGCACCAGGCCGTGCTCGAGGACATCCCCGACATGTCCGGCTATCAGGTCTATGCCTGCGGCAATCCCCACATGGTCGACGCTGCCCGTGCCGATTTCACCGGCCTGAGAGGCATGGACGAGGCCGAATTCTTTGCCGATCCCTTCACCACCGAGGCGGATCTGGCCAAGGCCGTTGCCAGCTGA
- a CDS encoding sugar phosphate isomerase/epimerase family protein gives MPRTLSVAHLTAIDLPPPAFIEAAARAGFDGVGLRLLRVTETTPGYPLRDDPAMLRATKAAMAATGIGVGDIEFLKVTPETRVADCDWLLDMGAELGAHHLITAPYDPDLSRLSDTLAALADAGCSRGVAIIHEFFPWTDVPDLATALRVVEAAGPEVHLLVDSLHFDRSGSSLDTLAAIPPERLPFAHLCDAAVQESYSTETLLFNAREERLPPGEGEIDLAAFVNALPRDLPLSLEVPMTRMQRAEGAAAVLAHVCKTTRAWLARL, from the coding sequence ATGCCGCGCACACTGTCTGTCGCCCATCTCACCGCCATCGACCTGCCGCCGCCCGCCTTCATCGAAGCCGCCGCCCGCGCGGGCTTCGATGGGGTGGGGCTGCGCCTCCTGCGCGTGACCGAGACGACACCCGGCTATCCGCTCCGCGACGATCCCGCCATGCTGCGCGCGACAAAGGCGGCCATGGCCGCGACGGGCATCGGCGTGGGCGATATCGAGTTTTTGAAGGTGACGCCCGAGACGCGGGTCGCGGACTGCGACTGGCTGTTGGACATGGGGGCCGAACTGGGCGCGCATCACCTGATCACCGCGCCTTACGATCCCGACCTGTCGCGGCTGTCGGACACGCTCGCGGCCCTGGCGGATGCGGGATGCTCGCGCGGGGTCGCCATCATCCACGAATTCTTTCCCTGGACCGATGTACCCGATCTCGCCACCGCGCTCAGGGTGGTCGAGGCGGCGGGGCCGGAGGTGCATCTGCTCGTCGACAGCCTGCATTTCGACCGGTCCGGATCCTCGCTCGACACGCTTGCTGCAATCCCGCCGGAGCGCCTGCCCTTTGCCCATCTCTGCGATGCGGCGGTGCAGGAGAGTTATTCGACCGAGACGCTGTTGTTCAACGCACGCGAGGAGCGCCTGCCGCCGGGCGAAGGGGAGATCGACCTTGCCGCTTTCGTGAACGCCCTGCCGCGCGACCTGCCGCTCTCGCTCGAAGTGCCGATGACGCGGATGCAGCGCGCGGAAGGGGCGGCGGCGGTGCTCGCGCATGTCTGCAAGACGACGCGGGCCTGGCTGGCCAGGCTCTGA
- a CDS encoding CoxG family protein: MKLTGQIRANAPRERVFAAMRDAEFFASCVQGVSDLKEIDDRNYTAVLKTKVAYIRFSFDVEVTVTRIEEPVLIEAQVTGTPAGIVGRLTSTATTELIADGDETIIDYVIDSHLTGRLGSIGQPVLKSKAREMEREFTKRLREAFALESTGGGAQ, encoded by the coding sequence ATGAAACTGACGGGCCAAATCCGGGCGAATGCCCCGCGCGAGCGTGTATTCGCGGCGATGCGCGATGCCGAATTCTTCGCAAGCTGCGTCCAGGGCGTAAGCGATCTCAAGGAGATCGACGATCGCAATTATACCGCCGTTCTGAAGACCAAGGTCGCCTATATCCGGTTCTCCTTTGATGTGGAGGTGACTGTGACCCGCATCGAGGAGCCGGTCTTGATCGAGGCGCAGGTGACCGGCACGCCCGCCGGCATCGTGGGCAGGCTGACCTCCACAGCGACCACCGAACTGATCGCGGACGGGGACGAAACCATCATCGACTATGTGATCGACTCGCATCTGACCGGGCGGCTCGGCAGCATCGGACAGCCGGTCCTGAAATCGAAGGCGCGCGAGATGGAGCGCGAGTTCACCAAGCGGTTACGGGAGGCCTTTGCGCTCGAAAGCACCGGGGGAGGCGCGCAATGA
- a CDS encoding (2Fe-2S)-binding protein encodes MSHSDTRTISFTLNGKPVSAEIEIHWTLVDLLQRGFDLYGARQSCGQGLCGCCTVVMNGKPVSGCLSLAALADGGTIETIENGEEQLDPVQEAFIEAGAFQCGFCTPGFILMTRQLIADNPEPSEDDIRHYLTGNLCRCGTYPQIVEAVRMAAARHRAARMPA; translated from the coding sequence ATGTCGCACTCTGACACCAGAACAATCAGCTTTACCCTGAACGGCAAACCGGTTTCGGCCGAGATCGAGATCCACTGGACCCTTGTCGATCTGCTTCAGCGCGGCTTCGACCTGTACGGCGCGCGGCAGAGTTGCGGCCAGGGGCTGTGCGGCTGCTGCACCGTGGTGATGAACGGAAAGCCGGTTTCCGGATGCCTGTCTCTGGCGGCACTGGCCGACGGCGGCACGATCGAAACCATCGAGAACGGCGAGGAGCAACTGGACCCCGTGCAGGAGGCCTTCATCGAGGCCGGCGCCTTCCAGTGCGGGTTCTGCACGCCCGGATTCATCCTGATGACTCGACAGCTCATCGCGGACAATCCCGAGCCGAGCGAGGATGACATCCGGCATTACCTGACGGGAAATCTCTGCCGCTGCGGCACCTATCCGCAGATCGTCGAGGCGGTCCGGATGGCGGCGGCCCGTCACCGCGCGGCGCGCATGCCGGCCTGA